The following DNA comes from Pseudomonas marginalis.
GTCCAACTGCTCGACGAAGCGCGGTGGCAGCGAGCGCATCGCCTCGTCGAGCAATGCCTGGCTGGCCTGCTGTTCGGTCGGGCTCAAGCCATCTGTCTTGAGCCGCAGTTGCAGGCTGGCCTGGGCTGCGCTGGCACACAGCAGCACAGTCCCGGCCAGGAGCCAGGCGACAAGGCGCCTCACAGAGCGAGGATAGCTTCGGCGAGGGTCTGGTCGCTGGCATCGCGCGCTTCCGGCAGGCGGGTGCGCAGGGTGTCGAAGGCGGCTTCCAACTGTGCGCCGCGGATCTCGCCGTTGGTGGCGACGAAACTGGCCGCGTCATCGTGGGCTTCGCGCACGACTTTGGAGTCGCGGATGGAGGTGGTGGTGTCCGAAGTGAAATCAATGGTGCGGCCAGAGGCGCGAACAATGATGTTACTGGTGGCCACCAGGGTATGTGCCTGGGCAACGTCGGCCAACAACAGCAGGCCAAGGGTGGCGGCGATCAGCGGGCTACGCATGGAATGACTCCGAAATACAAAGATGATTATTGGACGAGAATTGCCTGCGCCAGTTCAAGGTCGCTGGCGTTAAGTTTTGGTTGGGTACGGCGCAGGTAATCCAGCGCGGATTCCAGCCGTGCACCCCGCCATTGGCCGTCAGTGGCGATAAACGCAGCGGCATCAGCCTGGGCCGCCACGACTACTTTCCGGTCGAAAGGCGCTGAGCTCACCTTGCTGGTGGCGTACGCACTCGCGACGGTACCTTGGATGGTCAGGTCAAAGGCCGAAGCCAATGGCGACCAGCTGGCACACAAACACACAGGGACTATTAGCAGGCGGTATGAAAAAGCCATGGGACTCGACAACTGAAAGCGAGCGCCAAGGCTAGCGTAATGCCCGAGCGAGAGCCAGTGCGTCGGCATCGGGGAGCGACGGGCGCTCCCTTTGTCAGCCCACTCAAATAGCCAGGATGGCTTGGGCCAGTTGTGCGTCAGTCGCGGTGTTCAGTTGCGGCGCGTGTTGGCGGATCTGGGCCAGGGCGCTTTCCAGCTTCACCCCACGAATGGCGCCTTCGCTTGCGACGAAGCTGGCTGCGTCGTCACGAGCGGCGCGCACGACCTTGTTATCCCGCAGTGACGAAGTGGCATCGGAGGTGGCGTCGGAAGTAGCCTTCAGTGCGCCGACGATGGAGTCGGTGGTCACGATGAAGCTGGTTGCGCTGGCGTTGGTGGCCAGGGCCAGCAGGGCAGCAGCACTCAGCAGGCGAATACGGGACATGGGGTGACTCCTGTAGGTGAACGAATAAGGTGGCGCAGGGCAGCCATTGGGGATCAGACGCCTGTTCTAAACGGTTCGCCACGTTGTGCATGGATATTAAGCCGCTGTTTATCCGTTCGGAAAGCTTCTTGACTGCCTAGTCTCGCCAGAACGGCT
Coding sequences within:
- a CDS encoding DUF2388 domain-containing protein; amino-acid sequence: MRSPLIAATLGLLLLADVAQAHTLVATSNIIVRASGRTIDFTSDTTTSIRDSKVVREAHDDAASFVATNGEIRGAQLEAAFDTLRTRLPEARDASDQTLAEAILAL
- a CDS encoding DUF2388 domain-containing protein — encoded protein: MAFSYRLLIVPVCLCASWSPLASAFDLTIQGTVASAYATSKVSSAPFDRKVVVAAQADAAAFIATDGQWRGARLESALDYLRRTQPKLNASDLELAQAILVQ
- a CDS encoding DUF2388 domain-containing protein, producing MSRIRLLSAAALLALATNASATSFIVTTDSIVGALKATSDATSDATSSLRDNKVVRAARDDAASFVASEGAIRGVKLESALAQIRQHAPQLNTATDAQLAQAILAI